TTACAGGGTTGGCTAAACATCTCCAATCACTCGGTTATGAAGTACGTTGGTACACATCAACTTACTATGCAGCGAAATTGGAGAAACTTGCAATTCCTCATTATCCGTTTGTAAAAGCGCTGGATATTACGGCAACTGAGATCGACGAGATGTTTCCTGAGCGCACAAAGATCAAAAGCAAGGTCCAAAAACTCAATTACGATCTAAAGAACTATTTCATTCTCCGTGCGCCGGAGTATTACAATGATATCAAAGACATTTACAAGGAGTTTAAGTTTGATCTGTTTGTGGCAGATGTTCTGTTTACGGCCATCCCGTTTGTTGCTGACCTTATGGAGATACCTGTTTTTTCAATGGGCATTGTGCCATTGATGCAAACATCAAAAGATCTCCCACCTGCAGGTTTGGGATTAACACCTGGTACTACATGGCTTAGTAAAGTGAGAGACAGTATGCTTCGCTTTATGGCTGAGAATATTTTATTCAGCAAGTCAGATAAGTTGATGAAAAAAATATTGGAAGGTTATTATATTGATCATGATAATAAATTTCTTTTCGACCTTGGTATCAGCAAGGCAACTTATTACCTGCAAAGTGGTACACCCGGTTTTGAGTATAAGCGTAGCGACATGATGGAGAATGTTCGGTTTATCGGCTCAATGCTTCCTTACAGCAGTAATCAAAACAAAGAACAGTGGTTCGATGAACGATTGAATCAATACAAACGAGTGGTGCTTGTAACACAAGGAACTGTAGAAAAAGATGTCAATAAACTACTGGTGCCAACTTTTGAGGCATTTAAACATTCAGATACGCTTGTTGTAGTTACAACCGGCGGTTCGCAAACAAGTGAGTTGCGTGCAAGCTATCCGCAGAACAATATCATAATAGAAGATTTTATTGCCTTTGATGATATTATGCCTTATGCTGATGTATATGTAACCAATGGTGGTTATGGAGGCGTAATGCTTGCAATTGAAAACCGTGTGCCAATGGTAACAGCAGGTGTTCATGAAGGGAAGAATGAAATTTGTGCAAGGGTTGGATATTTCAAAATAGGTGTTGATCTGAAAACCGAATTACCCAAAGTTGAACAGATCAGGAAGGCGGTTGACGAAGTAACCGGAACCGATGAATACAAAATCAATATTCAAAACCTGGCGAATGAATTTCAGCAGTACGATGCTAACAGTCTGTTTGCAAACCTTGTTGCTGAAGTATTGCAACCGGCAAATGATCTTATCATTTCAAACAGATACAGCGAAAAAATATTCTAGGGTTGACGGGTCTGGCCGGATGGTTTTTTAACCCTCCCGCCAGGCCTACAATTCATCCCCGTTTTTACTCAATTCATACAGGATGATCCGTTTTTCCTTTCCGTCATATCAACAAAACCAGCAAAAGATGGTAATTTGTAAAATAGATATGCAGATCAAATTACCATCTTATACCACAAGGGATTATGCGGTTCTTGCGATCATTCTGTTACCCATCAGCATCATCATAAATTCAATTTTGCTGGGGGCTGGCTATTATTCAAGCCTGGGCGTTTTTTTGCTGGCTACGGTTTTAGGTTGCATAGGTTTCGCTATCAATTTCATTTTTTGTGGCGGATGGGCGGTTCTCATGAAAAAACGTTTTCCAGATGAAAACCAGGTAAGTACCCGGCTTACATTTATGATTCTTACGTTTATCGTAATTACCGGTTTGTTTTTATACCTCATGTTCCGGGGTTACGAGCAAATAGCGTTTTTCAATTACAGGTTTAATGAAAATATGTTTCTGTTGGCCTATATCGGCATGAGCATCGTTAATGTATTTATTACGTTAATGATGGAAGGTGTGGACCGTTATGAAAAATGGAAGGACAGTTTAAAAGAAACAGAAGAGTTACAAAAAGTATTCAGGCAAAGTCAGCTGCAGGGTTTAAAAAGTCAACTGAATCCGCATTTTCTTTTTAATAGCTTAAACTCTTTGTCAAGTCTTATTAGTGAAGATGAAGATCAGGCTGAACGTTTTTTGAATGAGATGAGTAAAGTATACCGTTACATGCTGCGGAACGATGAAGACCAGATGGTGTCCTTAGAAACGGAATTGCAGTTTGTAGAATCTTATCTCTATTTGTTGAAAGCAAGATATGGTGATGGGTTGCAGCTGTCGGTAAACGTATCTGAGGCTGCAGCGCAAACGATGTTGCCGCCTTTATCGTTACAGGTACTGATCGAAAATGCGTTTACGCAGAACAGCTTGAGTAAATCAAGCCCGTTGAAAATTCAGATCGATTCAGAAGACGATAAATGGATTGTTGTACGTAACAATCTGCAACCAAAAGTGGTTGCAGAAACCGTTGATGTGGAAGCGGGACTCGATAACCTCATCAATCGCTACCAGTTGATCAATCGCTCAGAAGTAATCATTACCGATCAGCCAGGTGAACGCATCATCCGTTTACCATTGATCTGCAAAACAGCGGAGGTAATGCTATGAGTGTGTGGAATAAACCAACGAAGCTTCAGCTGTATTCTTTTGTAGCATCAATGCCAATCATTGACATAATGCTCAACTTTATTTTGTACGATGAAAAGTTTTTTCATGATATCAATATCTGGCTTGTTTCGTTTCCATTGATCTTTATAATCGGAATAGGTTCATGGCGGGGGCACGTATTTATTGGCAACTACATCAAACATAGGTTTCATGGATTAAAGCAAACAAAGAAGAGAATATTATTGCAGGCATTCTGTCTTATTCCTTTCATGTCGTTCTCTGTTACATTGATCTTCCTGCTGTATGATGCATTGCATATTCTTGGGTACAATTTTTCATGGGAAGATTTTAAACAGGGCCTTATCGTGGGCTTTTGTGTAAACCTCATCTTTGAAACACTGTATGAAGCGGATTATGTGCTGGAGCGTTATAAAGAAAGTGTGGAAGAGAAACAACACATGCAACAGCTTTCTATGTTTCATGAGTTTGATAGTTTAAAGAACCAGGTAAATCCACATTTCCTGTTTAATTGCTTCAACACCCTTTCATCACTTATCAGTGAAGACAAAAAGAAAGCAGAAAAGTTCTTGAATGAGTTGAGTAAAGTATATCGATACTTGTTACGTAATAACGAAGATGGATTGAGCACAGTGGATAATGAAATACGGTTTATCCGTTCGTATTATCAATTATTACAAACAAGGCATGGCGAAGCGGTGCAGTTGAATATTGAAATTGACAAGCGTTACGATTCATACATGTTGCCATCACTTACGTTACAGTTGTTGGTAGAGAATGTTGTGAAGCATAATGTGCTTTCAAAGAATAAACCATTGGTGATCGATATTTTTACTACTGCAGGGAATAAACTGGTGGTGAATAACAACCTGCAACGTCGTACTGTGAAAGCGCCGAGTAATAAGGTGGGGTTAGAGAACATTCGTGCAAAGTATGATCTGTTGAAGCAACCGGGTTTCCAGGTAATGGAAGATGAAAAGAATTATACAGTGGTGCTTCCGCTTATCTGGAATAATAATGGAGAGATGAAACGAGCAATATTAACTGAGGCGAAGAACAGCTTACTGTAATGAGAATAAAAATTTTAAAAGATATAACCCCGAGTTATCGGGAAGGCAATAATCAACAAAAAACAGGCAAATGAGAATACTTATTGTAGAAGATGAAGAACTTGCAGTGAAGAAACTGCAAAAAACATTGGCAGCTGTTGATGCAACAGCATCGGTGATTGGTGTAACAGATAGTATCAAAGCAACCGTCGATTGGTTACAAAGCAATCAACAACCCGATCTTATCCTGATGGATATTGAGCTTGCCGATGGGCAGAGCTTTGAAGTATTTAATTTAGCAGAAGTGAAGAGCCCGGTAATCTTTACTACTTCGTATGACGAATATGCATTGAAAGCTTTTAAAGTGAACAGTGTTGACTATTTGCTGAAACCTATTCAAAAGGAGGAGCTGCAGGCAGCTTTGCAGAAATACCGTCACCTGCATGCAACAGCAAAAGCACCCGATGGAAAATCGGATATGAATCTTGAAAGTCTTGTACGTGAATTGCAACAGAAACTGCAACCTAAGGAATTCAGAAAGCGTTTCCTGGTGAAGCATGCGCAGAAACTGGTATCGGTTGAAATTGACGAGATCGCTTATTTCTACAGCGATGGACGACTCAACTTTTTCAAAACAAGCGATAACAAAAAATATGTAGTTGATTATACAATGGATGAGCTGGAGGATATGCTTGATCCTGAAAAGTATTTCCGCATCAGCCGTTCGTTTTATGTTTCAGTAAGCAGTATCGATAAAATCGACGATTACTTTGGTAACCGTCTGATACTCCAATTAAAGCCAGCGGTTGATAAAGAAGCATTGGTAAGCAGAGAGAAGGTAACCGAGTTTAAAAAGTGGATGGGTAAATAATATTCAACCATTTAAAAAATAAAAAAAGAACAGCAATTGCTGTTCTTTTTTTTATGTTGATAACGGTGTTTCTTTATTGTCCTAAACCACTCCTGTATTCTCTAGGTAGTTTTTTCAGGAAGTTATAACCTATCTCAGCACTGCTTCTGATCTCAATAGTACCTGTTGATTTCAGATTTACCATGCATTCGTCGTACAGGGTGATCACAAGATCTTTCGATTGTAAGGTGTTCATGCCTGTAACAAAAGATTTTGCATAAATATCAACTGCAGCAAGATTTTTAACCGG
The DNA window shown above is from Lacibacter sp. H375 and carries:
- a CDS encoding glycosyltransferase, whose protein sequence is MNKQLAAGNGKKILFASVPADGHFNPLTGLAKHLQSLGYEVRWYTSTYYAAKLEKLAIPHYPFVKALDITATEIDEMFPERTKIKSKVQKLNYDLKNYFILRAPEYYNDIKDIYKEFKFDLFVADVLFTAIPFVADLMEIPVFSMGIVPLMQTSKDLPPAGLGLTPGTTWLSKVRDSMLRFMAENILFSKSDKLMKKILEGYYIDHDNKFLFDLGISKATYYLQSGTPGFEYKRSDMMENVRFIGSMLPYSSNQNKEQWFDERLNQYKRVVLVTQGTVEKDVNKLLVPTFEAFKHSDTLVVVTTGGSQTSELRASYPQNNIIIEDFIAFDDIMPYADVYVTNGGYGGVMLAIENRVPMVTAGVHEGKNEICARVGYFKIGVDLKTELPKVEQIRKAVDEVTGTDEYKINIQNLANEFQQYDANSLFANLVAEVLQPANDLIISNRYSEKIF
- a CDS encoding sensor histidine kinase → MVICKIDMQIKLPSYTTRDYAVLAIILLPISIIINSILLGAGYYSSLGVFLLATVLGCIGFAINFIFCGGWAVLMKKRFPDENQVSTRLTFMILTFIVITGLFLYLMFRGYEQIAFFNYRFNENMFLLAYIGMSIVNVFITLMMEGVDRYEKWKDSLKETEELQKVFRQSQLQGLKSQLNPHFLFNSLNSLSSLISEDEDQAERFLNEMSKVYRYMLRNDEDQMVSLETELQFVESYLYLLKARYGDGLQLSVNVSEAAAQTMLPPLSLQVLIENAFTQNSLSKSSPLKIQIDSEDDKWIVVRNNLQPKVVAETVDVEAGLDNLINRYQLINRSEVIITDQPGERIIRLPLICKTAEVML
- a CDS encoding sensor histidine kinase → MLNFILYDEKFFHDINIWLVSFPLIFIIGIGSWRGHVFIGNYIKHRFHGLKQTKKRILLQAFCLIPFMSFSVTLIFLLYDALHILGYNFSWEDFKQGLIVGFCVNLIFETLYEADYVLERYKESVEEKQHMQQLSMFHEFDSLKNQVNPHFLFNCFNTLSSLISEDKKKAEKFLNELSKVYRYLLRNNEDGLSTVDNEIRFIRSYYQLLQTRHGEAVQLNIEIDKRYDSYMLPSLTLQLLVENVVKHNVLSKNKPLVIDIFTTAGNKLVVNNNLQRRTVKAPSNKVGLENIRAKYDLLKQPGFQVMEDEKNYTVVLPLIWNNNGEMKRAILTEAKNSLL
- a CDS encoding LytR/AlgR family response regulator transcription factor — encoded protein: MRILIVEDEELAVKKLQKTLAAVDATASVIGVTDSIKATVDWLQSNQQPDLILMDIELADGQSFEVFNLAEVKSPVIFTTSYDEYALKAFKVNSVDYLLKPIQKEELQAALQKYRHLHATAKAPDGKSDMNLESLVRELQQKLQPKEFRKRFLVKHAQKLVSVEIDEIAYFYSDGRLNFFKTSDNKKYVVDYTMDELEDMLDPEKYFRISRSFYVSVSSIDKIDDYFGNRLILQLKPAVDKEALVSREKVTEFKKWMGK